From one Rhopalosiphum padi isolate XX-2018 chromosome 2, ASM2088224v1, whole genome shotgun sequence genomic stretch:
- the LOC132923148 gene encoding uncharacterized protein LOC132923148 translates to MPKRRCVFTPQLKLEFPFLQDADEVGKIFCTICKSVFSIEHGGRSDITQHVTKVKKHLLALSAASKHEKVTSFFFKNDPSGSTDESRRTAAQEGIFAFHTVIHNHSFRSMDCTSSLLKQMYNKKFTCARTKAESIVLNVLAPFAMQQIYKEIENINFATIMIDTSNHKNLKIVPILIRYFKPNSGIQIKVFEVTNLKGETANILSTYIIESLKKHKLSDKIVAFSGDNCNTNFGGVLRKGSNNVFSILNNNLKTNIFGVGCAAHILHNAMQSSADVLPIDVEIIVNKIFQFFHIYTVRVEHLKEFCEYANVEYKNILGSVKTRWLSLLPAITRIIDIYPGLKSYFEKQEKCPTILKSFFNDPMSIVWFHFLQSQLKVVCDTVTKIEGDKISACEVAEELEILVGKIKNRKHLNFLTTNILSLLNDLKNNNMYNESSFKKSTDLFYNTFLSYVEKWGCHFDQLKIFHWVQLINCPTWENVQKCIKFLMENNRNNSNIKLDEDNLFDEFSHVEQIFKSRIHEWQKNSAKVEVKWCEIFEYTKAHNIDTTNISKIVEYSLAIPGTNAAVERIFSTINVLWTDEKNRFLVETIKSIIIVKTHFKNLSCNEFYNILLKETRLLDEIGSA, encoded by the coding sequence atgccCAAAAGACGGTGCGTTTTTACTCcacaattaaaattagaatttccttTTTTACAAGATGCTGACGAagtaggaaaaatattttgtaccataTGTAAGTCAGTGTTTTCTATAGAACATGGTGGACGTTCAGACATAACACAACAtgttacaaaagtaaaaaaacatttactggCATTATCAGCTGCATCAAAACACGAAAAggtaacttcttttttttttaaaaatgatccgAGTGGGTCCACTGACGAAAGTAGACGTACTGCAGCACAAGAAGGGATATTCGCATTTCATACCGTGATACACAATCACTCATTTCGATCAATGGACTGCACATCATctcttttaaaacaaatgtataataaaaaatttacatgtgCGAGAACTAAGGCTGAATCGattgttttaaatgtgttaGCTCCTTTCGCCATGCAACAAATTTATaaggaaatagaaaatataaattttgctaCAATTATGATAGATACTTCTAACCATAAGAACCTAAAAATCGTACCAATTTTAATACGTTATTTCAAACCAAATTCGGGAATACAAATCAAAGTTTTTgaagtaacaaatttaaaaggagaaacagcaaatattttatcaacttatataattgaaagtttaaaaaagcATAAGTTGTCAGATAAAATTGTTGCATTTTCTGGAGATAATTGCAATACTAACTTTGGAGGTGTTTTAAGAAAAggatcaaataatgttttttcaattttaaataacaatttaaaaacgaatatttttggaGTAGGTTGCGCTGCTCATATTTTGCACAACGCTATGCAATCAAGTGCTGATGTGTTACCTATTGATGTAGAAATCATAGTTaacaaaatttttcaattttttcatatcTATACAGTTCGAGTTGAACATTTGAAAGAGTTTTGTGAATATGcaaatgttgaatataaaaatattcttggaagTGTAAAAACTCGTTGGTTATCCTTATTACCTGCAATAACaagaattattgatatttacccGGGCTTAAAATCATACTTCGAGAAACAGGAAAAGTGtcctacaatattaaaatcgttttttaacgATCCTATGTCTATAGTGTggtttcattttttacaaagCCAATTAAAGGTTGTCTGTGATACTGTAACTAAAATAGAAGGAGATAAAATATCAGCCTGTGAAGTTGCAGAGGAATTAGAAATTTtagttggaaaaataaaaaatagaaaacatctAAACTTccttacaacaaatattttatcgcttttaaatgatttaaaaaacaataatatgtataatgaaagctcattcaaaaaaagtactgatctattttataatacttttttatcttACGTAGAAAAATGGGGTTGCCACTTTGAccagttgaaaatatttcattgggTCCAACTAATAAACTGTCCTACTTgggaaaatgttcaaaaatgtattaaatttcttatgGAAAACAACCGAAATAattctaacataaaattagatgaagataatttatttgatgaattcaGTCATGtagaacaaatttttaaatcacgaATTCATGAATGGCAAAAAAATTCCGCTAAAGTAGAAGTTAAGTGGtgtgaaatatttgaatacactaAAGCTCATAACATTGATACAACTAACATATCAAAAATCGTAGAATATTCTTTGGCAATTCCTGGTACAAATGCTGCAGTAGAACGGATTTTTTCAACCATTAATGTGTTGTGGACAgatgaaaaaaatcgatttttggttgaaactatcaaatcaattataatcgtaaaaacacactttaaaaacttatcttgtaatgagttttataatattctattaaaagaaACTAGGTTACTTGATGAAATCGGTTCAGcataa